A single genomic interval of Thermodesulfobacteriota bacterium harbors:
- a CDS encoding nucleotidyltransferase domain-containing protein produces the protein MSSRIEPRAIARCLAPFPQVVAAWLFGSAQDGVVRPGSDLDIALLFASVPDLPLLADLRTALQQGLAIEEIDLAVLNQAGPVLAFEALRGVLVLCRDQDVVADFASLTARSWEDEMAFLEHGLRLRRILHRSPAS, from the coding sequence ATGTCCAGCCGGATTGAGCCTCGGGCCATCGCCCGGTGTCTCGCGCCCTTTCCCCAGGTTGTCGCCGCCTGGCTGTTCGGCTCGGCCCAGGACGGTGTTGTCCGTCCGGGCTCGGACCTGGACATCGCGCTCCTGTTCGCGTCCGTCCCTGACCTCCCCCTGTTGGCTGACCTGCGTACAGCCCTGCAGCAAGGGCTGGCCATCGAGGAGATCGATCTGGCGGTTCTCAACCAGGCTGGACCGGTCCTGGCCTTTGAGGCCCTGCGAGGCGTTCTGGTCCTCTGCCGGGACCAGGACGTGGTGGCCGACTTCGCCTCGTTGACCGCTCGGTCCTGGGAGGACGAGATGGCCTTTCTCGAACACGGTCTCAGGCTGAGACGCATCCTCCACCGCAGCCCTGCATCGTGA
- the sfsA gene encoding DNA/RNA nuclease SfsA, whose translation MRFPEPLLPGRLVRRFQRFLAEVDLAGDRRILAHCPNSGSMLGLAVPGSPVLVSPAPLRRGRKLAYTLEMVAVEGFWVGVHTGRTNALAQEALEAGVIRELGRPLAIRPEVRLGPDCRLDFLLTLPSGPLFLEVKNCTLVRNGIARFPDAVTVRGTKHLRHLTALAAAGQGAAVLFVVQRGDALLFQAEAGIDPVYAAALDQAAAAGVQVLAYRATLAPGAITVDTPLPWRP comes from the coding sequence ATGCGCTTTCCTGAGCCCCTCCTGCCCGGCCGTCTGGTCCGGCGCTTCCAGCGCTTTCTCGCCGAGGTGGATCTGGCCGGCGACCGCCGCATCCTGGCCCATTGTCCCAACTCCGGCAGCATGCTGGGCCTCGCTGTCCCGGGCAGCCCGGTCCTGGTGTCGCCAGCCCCGCTGCGACGGGGCCGCAAGCTGGCCTACACCCTGGAGATGGTGGCGGTCGAAGGCTTCTGGGTGGGGGTCCACACCGGCCGCACCAATGCCCTGGCCCAGGAGGCCCTGGAAGCCGGGGTGATCCGGGAGCTGGGCCGGCCGCTGGCCATCCGGCCCGAGGTACGGCTGGGCCCGGACTGCCGGCTGGACTTCCTCCTCACCCTCCCCAGCGGTCCCCTCTTTCTGGAGGTCAAGAACTGCACCCTTGTCCGGAACGGCATCGCCCGCTTTCCGGACGCGGTGACCGTCCGGGGCACCAAGCACCTGCGGCACCTGACCGCCCTGGCAGCCGCCGGCCAGGGCGCCGCGGTGCTCTTCGTCGTGCAGCGTGGTGACGCCCTCTTGTTCCAGGCCGAGGCCGGAATCGACCCGGTGTACGCCGCGGCCCTCGACCAGGCCGCTGCCGCCGGCGTCCAGGTCCTCGCCTACCGGGCGACCCTGGCGCCAGGTGCCATCACCGTCGACACCCCCCTGCCCTGGCGGCCCTGA